CTCGTCGGTCATGCGCCCTCCCGCTGGTCGAGGGCGAGATTGAGCTCGGCGACGTTGATGCGCTCCTCGCCGAGGAATCCCAGATCCCGCCCTTGAATCCTAGACTCCACGAGCGTGCGCACCTCGTCGTCGGACAGCCCGCGCGCCTCGGCGATCCGCGGCACCTGCAGCAGCGCGTAGGCCACGCTGATGTGCGGATCGAGCCCGGAGCCGGATGCCGTGACCGCGTCGGCGGGCACCTGCGAGACGTCCACCCCCTCGCGGGCGGCGACGGCCGCACGCCGAGACTCGATCGACGAGATGAGGTCGGGGTTCTCGGGCCCCAGGTTGCTGCCGCTCGAGGCTGCTCCGTCGTAGCCGTCACCCGCCGCCGACGGCCGTGACTGGAAGTACTGCGGCAGGGCCTCGCCGTCGGCGTCGGTGAAGGACTGGCCGATCAGCGCGCTTCCGCGATCGTCGGCCAGCGGCGACCCGTTCGCCTGCCAGGGCAGGAGCAACTGGCCGACGCCGGTGATCAGCAGCGTGTAGCCGACGCCGAGCACGAGCGTCAGGATGAGCATCGCGCGGAGGGCGACGCCGGTGGTGCGCACGGCGGTGCGGGTGGAAGACATTGCGTGTCCCTTTCGGATGCCGGGTCAGAAGCCCGGGATGAGGCTGACGGCGAGGTCGATGAGCTTGATGCCGATGAACGGCGCGATCACGCCGCCGAGCCCGTAGATCAGCAGGTTGCGCTGCAGGATCTGCGAGGCGCTCGCCGGGCGGTACTTCACGCCGCGCAGTGCGAGCGGGATGAGGAAGACGATCACGATCGCGTTGAAGATGATCGCGCTCGTCACGGCGGATGCGGGCGAGTGCAGCTGCATGATGTTCAGGGCGGCGAGACCGGGGAAGACCCCCATGAACATCGCCGGGATGATGGCGAAGTACTTGGCGATGTCGTTCGACAGCGAGAACGTGGTCAGGGCGCCGCGGGTGATGAGCAGCTGCTTGCCGATCCGCACGATGTCGATGAGCTTCGTCGGGTCGGAGTCGAGGTCGACCATGTTGCCGGCCTCCTTCGCCGCCGACGTGCCGGTGTTCATCGCCACGCCGACGTCGGCCTGCGCCAGGGCGGGGGCGTCGTTGGTGCCGTCGCCGGTCATCGCCACGAGCCTCCCGCCCTGCTGTTCGCGGCGGATCAGCTCGAGCTTCTGCTCGGGAGTCGCCTCGGCGAGGAAGTCGTCGACCCCCGCCTCGGCGGCGATCGCCTGGGCGGTCAGCGGGTTGTCGCCCGTGATCATGACGGTGCGGATGCCCATCGCGCGCAGCTCCTCGAAGCGCTCGCGCAGACCTTCCTTCACGATGTCCTTGAGGTGCACGACGCCGAGCACACGGGCATCCGCCGCATCCGCCGAGGCGTGCTTCACCGCGACGACCAGCGGGGTTCCGCCGCTCTGGGCGACGGCATCCGTCATCGTGGTCAACTGCGGCGTGGTCAACGGCGGCGTTGTCAACGGCGGCGTGGTGACCTGCGGGTCCGCCTGCTCGAGCCAGGCGCTGATCGCGGAGCCGGCGCCCTTGCGGATCTGCGTGCCGTCGGCGAGGTCGAGTCCCGACATGCGCGTCTGGGCCGTGAAGGGCACGACGACGGCATCCGCCGGCAGGCCGACCGTGATGCCGCGGGTGATCGCGAGCTCGACGATCGAGGCGCCCTCCGGGGTGGGATCGGCCAGAGACGAGAGCGCGGCCATGCGCAGCAGCTCGTCGGGGTTGACGCCGGGCATGCGCATCACCTCGTGGGCGCGGCGGTTGCCGTAGGTGATCGTGCCGGTCTTGTCGAGCAGCAGAGTGGTGACGTCTCCCGCCGCCTCGACCGCGCGCCCCGACATCGCGAGCACGTTGCGCTGCACCAGACGGTCCATGCCGGCGATGCCGATGGCCGAGAGGAGGGCGCCGATCGTGGTCGGGATGAGGCAGACCAGCAGGGCGATGAGCACCGGGATGCTGACCGGTGAGGCCGCATACGAGGCGATGGGGTTGAGGCAGAGCACCACGATCACGAACACGATCGACAGGCTCGCCAGCAGGATGTTCAGGGCGATCTCGTTCGGCGTGCGTTGACGGCTCGCGCCCTCGACGAGCGCGATCATGCGGTCGACGAAGGTCTCGCCGGGCTTCGAGGTGATGCGCACGACGATCCGGTCGGAGAGCACCCGGGTGCCGCCCGTGACAGCGCTGCGGTCTCCGCCCGACTCGCGGATCACCGGCGCGCTCTCGCCCGTGATGGCCGACTCGTCGACCGTCGCGATGCCGGCGATGACGTCGCCGTCGCCCGGGATCAACTCCCCTGCCTCGACGATCACGACGTCATCGCGCTGCAGCTCGGCCGACGACACCATCTCGGTCGACGCGTCCGCGGCCGTCGCGCTCGCCGCCGCTCCAGGCACCCGCCGGGCCATCGTGCTGGTGCGGGTCTGACGCAGGCTCGCCGCCTGGGCTTTGCCGCGCCCCTCCGCCACCGACTCGGCCAGGTTCGCGAACAGCACCGTCAGCCACAGCCAGACGGCGATCCCTGCGGTGAACGGCGCCGGCACCGGGGTGCCGCCGGACTCTCCGGGGCCGCCGAGGAACGGCTCGGCGATCGCGAGCACGGTGGTGAAGGCGGCGCCCACCCAGACGAGCAGCATGACCGGGTTGCGCACCAGGGTCGCGGGGTTCAGCTTGCGCAGCGCACCCGGCATCGCCTGCACGAGCTGGGCCCAGCCGATCGAGCGTGGTGCGGTGGGAGTGGGGGATGCCGCGGCATCCTCCGTCGCGGGTGATGAGGTGACGAGCGTCATGGTCAGACCAATCCTTCGGCGAGCGGGCCCAGGGTGAGCACCGGGAAGTACGTGAGCGCGGTGACGATGACCGTCACGGCGAGGAGGAGGCCGACGAACTGCGGCCGATGGGTGGGGAGCGTTCCCGTGGTGGTCGGGATGCGCTCCTGCGCGGCGAGGGATCCGGCCAGAGCGAGTACCAGCACGATCGGGATGAAGCGGCCGAGCAGCATCGCGATGCCCAGGGCGGTGTTGAACCAGGGGGTGTTCGCGGTGAGCCCGGCGAACGCCGAGCCGTTGTTGTTGGCGGCCGAGGTGAACGCGTAGAGCACCTCGCTCATACCGTGCGTGCCGGGGTTCAGGATGCTGGTCGCCTCGACATCGGAGCGGATGCCGGGGATCGCGAAGCTCAGCGCCGTGCCGCCCAGCACGAGGGCGGGGACCACGAGGATGTACAGGCTCGCGAGGGTGATCTCCCGCGTGCCGATCCTCTTGCCGAGATACTCCGGTGTGCGACCGACGAGCAGCCCGCCCACGAACACCGCGATGATCGCGAGCACCAGCATGCCGTAGAGGCCGGAGCCGACGCCGCCGGGAGCGACCTCGCCGAGCATCATGTTGATCATCGGCATCATCCCGCCGAGTGATGTGTACGAGTCGTGCATCGAGTTCACGGCCCCGGTGGAGGTGAGCGTGCTGGCGCTGCCGAACAGCGTGGATGCGAGGATGCCGAAGCGCTGCTCCTTGCCCTCCATCGCGGCGCCGGCGAGTTCAGGCGCCGAGCCGCGTCCGGCCAGTTCGAGGGCCGAGAGAGCGAAGGTCGAGATCAGGAAGATCGTGCCCATCACCGCGGCGATCGCGTAGCCCTGACGGTGGTCGCCGATCATGCGCCCGAACGTGCGGGGCAGGGCGAAGGGGATGACGAGGATCAACAGCACCTGCAGCAGGTTCGTGAAGCCGCTCGGGTTCTCGAAGGGGTGGGCGGAGTTGGCGTTGAAGAAGCCGCCGCCGTTCGTGCCGAGCAGCTTGATGGCCTCCTGTGATGCCACGGGGCCACCGGGGATCGTCTGCGTGCCGCCCGAGACGGTGGTCACCTCGGTGAAGCCGGCGAAGTTCTGGATCACGCCGCCGGCGAGCAGGGCCACTGCTCCGATCACGGCGAGGGGAAGCAGGATACGGCCGAGGCCACGCACGAGATCGACCCAGAAGTTGCCGATCGTCGTCGAGCCCCGTCGTGCGAGCCCGCGGATCAGGGCGATCGCGATCGCGAGGCCCACCGCAGCCGACACGAAGTTCTGCACCGTGAGACCGGCCAGCTGCACCGTGTAGCCCATGGTCTGCTCGGGCGAGTAGGACTGCCAGTTCGTGTTCGCGACGAACGAGGCGGCGGTGTTGAACGCGAGTCCTTCGGGAACGGCGGGCAGGCCGAGCGACTGCGGGAGGAACGCCTGCAGCCGCTGGAGGGCGTAGACGAGGACCACGCCGACGATCGAGAACGCGAGCACGCTGCGGGCGTACGCGCGCCAGGTCTGCTCAGAGGCCGGGTCGACGCCGATGAGACGGTAGAGGCCGCGCTCGACGCGGAGGTCGCGTACCGAGCTGTAGACGTGCGCGATGTAGTCGCCGAGGGGACGGTACAGCAGAACGAGCACGACGACGACGGCGAGAAGCTGCAGCACGCCGAACCAGATCACGGCGCCCATCAGAACTTCTCCGGGGAGACCAGGGCGACCACGAGGTAGACGATGGCGGCGACGGCGAGCACCGCGGCGAGTATTCCGAAGACGATCATGGTCGCTCGAGTCCCTTCGCGATCAGCGAGACGAGGGCGAACAGCGCGAGAGTCAGCGCGAGGTAGAGGATGTCGAGCACGATCCGATACAACTCCCGTGCGCGCGGCGGGTCGACGATCCTCACGCTTCCCCTACGCCCCCGTGCCCAACGCATACGGGTTGCTCACGGTG
The sequence above is drawn from the Candidatus Microbacterium colombiense genome and encodes:
- the kdpC gene encoding potassium-transporting ATPase subunit KdpC, with translation MSSTRTAVRTTGVALRAMLILTLVLGVGYTLLITGVGQLLLPWQANGSPLADDRGSALIGQSFTDADGEALPQYFQSRPSAAGDGYDGAASSGSNLGPENPDLISSIESRRAAVAAREGVDVSQVPADAVTASGSGLDPHISVAYALLQVPRIAEARGLSDDEVRTLVESRIQGRDLGFLGEERINVAELNLALDQREGA
- the kdpB gene encoding potassium-transporting ATPase subunit KdpB, with the translated sequence MTLVTSSPATEDAAASPTPTAPRSIGWAQLVQAMPGALRKLNPATLVRNPVMLLVWVGAAFTTVLAIAEPFLGGPGESGGTPVPAPFTAGIAVWLWLTVLFANLAESVAEGRGKAQAASLRQTRTSTMARRVPGAAASATAADASTEMVSSAELQRDDVVIVEAGELIPGDGDVIAGIATVDESAITGESAPVIRESGGDRSAVTGGTRVLSDRIVVRITSKPGETFVDRMIALVEGASRQRTPNEIALNILLASLSIVFVIVVLCLNPIASYAASPVSIPVLIALLVCLIPTTIGALLSAIGIAGMDRLVQRNVLAMSGRAVEAAGDVTTLLLDKTGTITYGNRRAHEVMRMPGVNPDELLRMAALSSLADPTPEGASIVELAITRGITVGLPADAVVVPFTAQTRMSGLDLADGTQIRKGAGSAISAWLEQADPQVTTPPLTTPPLTTPQLTTMTDAVAQSGGTPLVVAVKHASADAADARVLGVVHLKDIVKEGLRERFEELRAMGIRTVMITGDNPLTAQAIAAEAGVDDFLAEATPEQKLELIRREQQGGRLVAMTGDGTNDAPALAQADVGVAMNTGTSAAKEAGNMVDLDSDPTKLIDIVRIGKQLLITRGALTTFSLSNDIAKYFAIIPAMFMGVFPGLAALNIMQLHSPASAVTSAIIFNAIVIVFLIPLALRGVKYRPASASQILQRNLLIYGLGGVIAPFIGIKLIDLAVSLIPGF
- the kdpA gene encoding potassium-transporting ATPase subunit KdpA, translated to MGAVIWFGVLQLLAVVVVLVLLYRPLGDYIAHVYSSVRDLRVERGLYRLIGVDPASEQTWRAYARSVLAFSIVGVVLVYALQRLQAFLPQSLGLPAVPEGLAFNTAASFVANTNWQSYSPEQTMGYTVQLAGLTVQNFVSAAVGLAIAIALIRGLARRGSTTIGNFWVDLVRGLGRILLPLAVIGAVALLAGGVIQNFAGFTEVTTVSGGTQTIPGGPVASQEAIKLLGTNGGGFFNANSAHPFENPSGFTNLLQVLLILVIPFALPRTFGRMIGDHRQGYAIAAVMGTIFLISTFALSALELAGRGSAPELAGAAMEGKEQRFGILASTLFGSASTLTSTGAVNSMHDSYTSLGGMMPMINMMLGEVAPGGVGSGLYGMLVLAIIAVFVGGLLVGRTPEYLGKRIGTREITLASLYILVVPALVLGGTALSFAIPGIRSDVEATSILNPGTHGMSEVLYAFTSAANNNGSAFAGLTANTPWFNTALGIAMLLGRFIPIVLVLALAGSLAAQERIPTTTGTLPTHRPQFVGLLLAVTVIVTALTYFPVLTLGPLAEGLV
- a CDS encoding potassium-transporting ATPase subunit F, encoding MIVFGILAAVLAVAAIVYLVVALVSPEKF